A segment of the Phocoena sinus isolate mPhoSin1 chromosome 11, mPhoSin1.pri, whole genome shotgun sequence genome:
CATATACCAAGAAAAACAAGTTTCCATATAACATCTGAATAATAAACACTTCCATTTCAGGAGGAATGACCATAAGGGGATTCTGTACAAAGAGAATTCTGGAGCCTACACACAATTTCTATTTAATGAGAATAAAGAGATGTTGGGGCACCCTCATAGAATTTCCATGTAGAAGGGATTGCCTAGAAGGTATTTCCACAATAGGAAAGCTACCCCACAGAATTTCCATATGCTGGAACTCATCCACGTGACATTTCCATAGAATGAGGTATACTGCCAATAAAGTACACACATGGAATTCTCATATAAAAAGGCATGCCTACAAGTAGTTTCCATGTAATATGGACACCCCACAGAGTTTCCATATAACTGGATTCACCCAAATGATCTCCACATAGGGAAGGGAGCTTGGAAGGACTTTCTTAGAATGAGGGCTGCCCCAGTTTGGTTCCTATACCACATTTCACCCACGTAGAATTTCGACTGTACAAGGGACTCTCCCAACCATGGTGAGGACTGTGGGGCACAGGAAATCACCTCTCGGCGCCGGTCACTCGGATCTCGCTGGAACAGCCACTTAACGGTAGCCTGGGGCGAGCGGGGCTGGCACTCAAGGAAGGCTGCGCTCCCTGCCACGCCATACTGCACAGACTCCACGGCATTCTTATTGGCTGTAGAACAAGAGGGTGCCACGTGAAAGCAGCACTACCTCTTGGCAGACTGCAAGCTGGCGAGGGGCATATACAGGGATACCCACCTATACAGGCAGGGCTGTGCCATCAGGCATCCACTCCTTGAGGGGGTGGCCGAGGACATCCCTTCTCCAAAACccctcaccccctcacccccacagaCCATGTGAGAATCCTTCCAGTGGGGGCCCCATGAGCAGCTCTGTGGGCTGCACAGCTCCGCACCGAGGAGCACCCAGTGGTGAGACATAGAGCACTCACCGTTGGAATTGAACCCACGGCACTGCCTGATGGGGTTCCCGTGCCGGACGTCCTGCCGGCGGCTCCGCCTGGATGAAGATAGCTCCTGAAGGAGTATTCCCAAGAAAACTTGCCCCCCAAGTCTCTATAGCCCCAAAACTCCAGGGTAGGATGTCTCACCCATAAAGTCCCCAAGGGTAATATCACATCCACCTCTAGACCTCCAGGACAGAGCCCTGGGTCTGGTGGCCAAAATTCCAAGGGTCTCGGGGTTCACACCTCTTAGAGGACGCTGTGTAGCGGGAACAGGCTTGGCCATCCCAGGCACAGTAGGGGTCCCGGGCAAGGCAGCAGTCGGCACAGGCGGCCCCATATGCCTGGCAGCGGTGCAGGCTCAGGTGTGTGACGCCCACGGCTGAGGCCACGTACAGTTGTTGCTGTGGGCAGGGGTAGGAGCTTGTCAGTTCCCTCCCCATAGCCAACCTTCCTTAGGAGCCAGTTGGGCCAGGCTCCTCCCCTTCTTGTgctgtgcctcagtgtccccatctctTTGCCAAGGGCTTGACCCCAAAGTGAAGCAGCCTCCATCCCTACCCTCAGCCCACCTCGCCAAAACTCACCCTCTTGGAAGAGATGGTCATGGTCTTAACAGATGCcgggtcctagaagaagagagGGATTAGCTTATGACCCTGGGGACCCCCTTCCTGTCCTGACCTGGAGGTCTGAGGTCAGGAGGTGGTACTGAGGAGAGCCATGGTGAGGAGGACAGGACTGGGTGGTGTCACACCCACCTTGAAGACCTCCACCTCCTCTAGCATGAGCTCCTCCATCTGCTGGTCATCCTTAGGCAGCACAATGACCTTCTGCACTGTCCCGCGGTCTGGAACGGGCCGGGCAGGGCCTCAGTGGGGCTGAGGACGCTGGGAAAGGGGCACCAGCCTCAgccccttcccccaccagggcCCAGACCCCCCAAGGGCAGTGGAGTGGGAGAGTTGCCAAGGTTGAAGAGTTGCCCCCAGATGAGGGGAAGAGGTCTAAGGAGACTGGCCCTGGATAAGGGGGGAGTCACAGCTAGAGTCTGCTCCTCTGACCCCAGACCCTCATTTTGGGAAGCTGCGAACAGGCTGCAGGAAGTGTTCCCTTATGTTGAGGGCTACTGGAACAGCGGTGGGTGCAGTTTGCATGTGCACACGAGAGCATGTGTGTCAGTATTTGGACCCAGGTATGCTGGAGGTGTCTGGCTCTGTCCTCCCTCTTTCTGCCCAAACATGGGTCCCCAGGCACCCAGTGTCCCTGCTCTCCCGGCCACCAGGGATAGGGATGAAAATGGGGTTTCGCCATCCCCATTCTCAGTTATCCTGGTAATAGAGAGAAGCCTCCAAAGGATGAAGATGGCAGAGCTGACATTGACAACCCTGTAATAACCCCCTagcagggcagggcccagccctATGGATCAGTACCCTCCACCCAGTGGGCCCAGTGTGGGAGGGGCCGGGAGCAGCAGTGGGTACCTGTGCCCAGGAAAAGCACCTCATAGCGCCCGTCGGCTGCATCCACCTGGTCCACGGCAACAGTGGTGAGACGGTAAGGAGAGCCTGTGCGGACCACTAGGGGCCGCCGCTGCAGAGGGTAAACGGCCTGGTACATGAGTGGGTGGGTGCGCATGAAGTTGATCACTTCATCAGGATAGTCCTTGGTGGACTTCATGGATGGCGTGAAGGTTCCACCAGGGCACTGCAGGCAGGTGATGAGTGTCAGGCCCAGGCTGCCCAGGGCACCCTGGACCCATTAGCTTCAAAAGAGGTCTCCGCTCTGTCTGTCCCCACCAGCTCCACCTGCTCCGCTTCTCAGAACACCCATCTGGGCTTTTGCCCAATACCCAACCTCTCTGCACGTCCTGCACCAGCTGAGGTCCCAAGGTCTCACATGGTCAAATCCCATGGCCATCTCCCCAGCTTCATGTGCCATGACTTTGTGGCAGCGTTTGGCAGAGCTGACAATGGCCTTTCTAGGTCCTCATCCCCACCCGCTTGTCTCCTTCCTCTGACTGTTCTTCCAGTGCACCACTTCCCCAGCTCCACCCCTGCTCAGCAGGATGGCAGGCCCGGAGATCCTTTAACACCCTAGGCATGTGATCCGATCACGAAGCCCTCCTGCTTAGACTCCCGCAGTGGTCCATGTCACACCAAGATCAGGTGAATCGCCTCCCACTACTGCAGGGGCTCCTGCTCACCCCCATCTCCAGCCTGCCTTGAAGACTTCCCTACAACTTTCAGCCTCCAAACAGCCTCCCAGAGGGAGCAGCCTGCCACACCCAGCCACCATCTTTGTTTCAGGATTCTAGCTGGATTCTTTCACAGCCCGACACTGTGTGTAAACGGTGGAGTTTTCCTTACggtgtgttttgttttaacttcagctttattgaggatGAATGGTGAGTTTATGTGTGTATGGTCcacctccgcccccgcccccgccaactTGGCTGTGAGTGCCACGATGGTGCGGCCCATGTCTGCAAAGGGCCTGATCCAGCACAGTTCTCgtggaaagagaggaaagggaaaggtgGAGTGAGTGGGGTCCTCACCGTGCCGGGCCGTGGGTAGGGCATCTTCCCTGAGAAGGGCATCCATTGGTAGTTGGGGCCCTCCTTGTGGGCAAAGGGCCCATTGAAGACCATGCGAATGTCAGCCATGGAGTAGACACACACGGCAGAGCCTCGGAACACAGAGCTGCGGGCAAGGCAGGCTGCTGCTGCGGGTGGGGCAGACCCTTGGCCCAGGGTCCCTCCCCAGCCTGCCCTCACCCACAGCTCCCCAGCAGGATGGGGTCCTCCACAAATCACAGCTCCCTACTCAGCCACACCCTGCCACTGCCGGCCCCAGCCCCAGTCTCACCCCGAGGAGATAAAGACAGCGTAAATGACTGGGTTCCTCACATCTTGGGTCTGCTGGACAAACACATCCTCTGGGGACAGAAGGAGAGGGAGCTGGGAGGGTACCTTGGCCTCGAGCCCCAAGGCCCTGCCCAGTCCTGGGTGGGGGGCACCAGGCTTCCCCTGACCACCCATCCGGCCGCCATCCCCTGCAGTAGCCATAGGCCCCCGCCCGCCTGCCGGGTGCTCACGGAGCTCGTCAAAGTGGGTCTCGATGCCATCCtcgcctggcacagagcagaccaGCCTTGCCTTCAGGAATGTGCTCCACTTGTTGACCAGGCAGCAGTGGCCGCCGTCATCgttctggggggcagggggcaggggctgggtcagATCAGCTCACTCACCTCAAAGACCCTGACAGAGCAGGGCTGATGGAACCAGgactgggcctggggagggggcagcaagGGGCCTCATACCAGGCAGATCCGCCCGATGCGGGCATACACGGCGGGGCTCTGCGGTGCCTCCGCAGACCGCTCACGGAAGAAGAAGTAGAGCTTGTCGTCATTGCGCTCGGCACTGTCAGGGATGAGCTCAGCGTGGATGAATGAAGGGTCTGCAGGTGTGCAGGCGTCAGTGAACCGCACCCTCCTTGGACAAAGCCTCTTTCCCGGGCCAGGTACAAGAAGACCCCCGAGTCTTCCCGGGATAAGAAACTACCCCTGCTCCAGCCAGTCAAGGGCCAAAAATTCTCCCACGAGTGTTTCTTTATGATCTCTGTGCCGCACCCCAGACATGCTGCCCACTGGAGGTGTTGTGGGCTCTGCTCACCATTGAGCCACCGGGAGTTGTACTGATCCGTGCGCATGGCCGTCTGCTTTCCAAGCGTGCGGAAGATGGCCGCGTCGGTGCCCATGAAGTCGATGTACACACCTGCATAGAGCTCCTCGTCTGTGGGTGGGCCAGTGGGTCAGTCAGGGGGACGCCCTTGGCTAAGGCCGGTGCACAGCACACATGACCTCCAGGGCAGGGTCCCATCTCCCCCTCAGGTTCTCCAGGGCGATTGTATCAGTGGGGCGTTGGTGAATGTTTTAACAACTGGCTCTGGGAGGACTGGGATTAGCAGCAGTTGGCTCTGATTAGCAGCCAgagccaatttctgtggtgtaaatactcccaccatggctgatctCAAGCTGCTAACCTGAGGTCACTCACTGAAAGTAGAGTTGGGAAGACCTGCCAAAACCATTGTCTAGTGTTTCCACCCCATAGATACGAGAAATGTAAATAATCTCAAGAAcatagataataataaaatgtagtgAAATAATTAGCAAGTaatgagttttgagtatttttacctttgtttttaaagtaatttatttaactgtAAGTGTATATAATTTGCTTTCTAACAATAGCTGTGTTTAGTAGCTGGCTCACAGAATACCTGAAAATTTGAACAGAAAATTTGACAAACACactggctccagcacaccactccAAGTCTTCCCTCTAGACTCCCCCAGGGCAGGCCCTGTCTTCCCCCATCAGACTCCCTGGTCTGGACCCTGCCATCCGGCTAGGACCTTCTTACTcaccaagagggagaggataatGCCCACCCTCTGCCTTTCCCAGGCTTGGAGGTGGCACACTGCCCAGTAGCTGCTGAGAGGTAGACTCAGTTGGGCagccagaaagtaggcagagtgCAGGGACCTGGGTCAGCAGTGGCCTCACCCAACCTGGGGGTAGGGGCAACAGCTGCTTCTGAGGCCCCAGGCAGGACTCCTCCCCAGAAAACATTCTCCCAACTCTCTCAGACACTTGGCCAGACCAGAAACATGGCCAGACCAGAAACAAACTCCCCAAGCTGGTCTCTGGGCCAGGACTCTCCATTGGTGCTGCCTTGTGGGCCTCTCCCAGCCTGACAGACAATCCGAGAACATGCTATGGGACCACTGCCTCATACCACCCTCAGTACAGACTCCACTTGTcttctcttccaggaagcctgtgGCCAGGAGGGTTCTGGCCTTTGCATGGACCACACTGTGGATTTCAGGGTAGAATCTGTCCCCTGCGCCCACCGCACCCCCATTCGAGGGGATAGATGGAGGCTCATACCACCTAGTCTCTGCCCCTCTGCGCACACTGGGGTCTGGTCTGTACCCTTCCCCTTGCCAAGTGGGGCCACATTGTGGGGGTGATGGGGGGGCAGGTTTCAGACACAGCAGTTTCATGGTCTCTTCCCTGGGGTAAAGTGTTGGTGCCATGCTCCCTGCTCCAGAGGCAGAAGTCACACCTTTAGGCTTTAGaaccagggtggggtgggagcactCACTGATGAGGGCTGAGGCTGTGTCCAGCTTGGGGTCGTAGGGACACTTGCCCTTTCCTGACTCGAGTTTCTCAGGCTCCAGGTAGAAGATGTAATCCTGCAAGGCAGAGAGGGGCTCGGCATCATCCAAGCCATCCCGCACACGAAAGGCAAGGGTCATCAAGCTCCCAGGGTGAGAGCGAGCCCCCAGGGAAACCCTGAAGCCACCCTGCTCCACTCCCCAGATTTCAATGGGTTTTAACTCTATCTTGCCAGGTCTCCCAGGGCAGGGCGGTGCTGAGGGTTCCCAGGGAGGTGCTTCCTGGTCTAGATCTCAGATAAGACCTGGGAATCACGTCTCGGAGGACTCTGCTTTGGGGACCATGAGAGGGGCATCAGGTGGGCTTATAGGGGCTGAAGCCCCTCCATGCCAACTGGTTCAGGAAGATTCTGGCCAGGGCCCCCTTGGGACACAGAGGCACAACTCTTTGAGCTGTGGCTGCCTGTCTTGGGCCATGAAGGGCAGGGTTACTGGCCAAAGGCCTGGGATCCTGTCCTTTGCCATCAGGTCCCACCAGGCCAGAGGGCTCTGAGGTTATCGTTGTCGCCGGGTTTTGTGCCCTACCTGTGGTCCTCAGGATAGACTAATAGGCCAGGGCCTTTTCCCTGCCCCTCAGCAGAGCCCCCAGCTCCACATGTCTCCGCAGGGAGCCAGGAGCTGAGGGGTCCAGCCCAGACCACATGGAATTCACAAAGGCCCCCCGCCCCATGCCTCCCAGCCCATCCCTGAAGATGCTAGGAGGAAGGCTGGTGAAGGCACTGGGCAGGACGAGCTCATGAGGAGGttaagggaggaagaggagagaggcacagaggcaggaaggaggtggCAGCAGGTGGCAGGGATGGTGATGGGAAGGTGTACACAGGCCTGCTTCCAGTTACACTCTGCACACATGACTTCCTGCACACACGGGGCTGCACACACAGCTCGGCACGCATCACTGCCAACACATGGAACCCACTGTTCACACCCTGGGCCCACACACGCAGAGTCTGAGCGGCCCCACTTCTCAGCACTCCCTGCCACAGACACGCGAGCTCAAGTGACCACTTGCTCTATCACTCACCGGcagcccctgcccccctgcccgcccctgcccagccccagcgccccccagccccggcccagTCCCTCAGCCCTGTCCTGGGTCAAGTCTAGTAGACACACagctctgcccctcccaccccaggggtTAACCCGTGCCCCAAGTGAGGCATGGGGCATGGACACCTAAGAGCTATGTGTCAGGCTGCACACATGTGCCATTTTCCCACGCTGGGTGCTAAGTAAGGTGTGGGTTGGAGAGTGCCCAACGCGTGCCCACGCATGTCTACACACGTGTTCTGAGGGCGGAGGCATGGTTGTCCCCAGGGCTCCTGTCTTTCCCACCTGATGGCTTCATGATTTCTTGTCACACTGAGGCTGACATGAGTCCAACTGGGAATGCCTTCAGAGGCTGAGGGCACTgcaggggaaggagtgggagggggACACAGAGGTGGACGGAAGACCCGGGGGAGGCTGGCCTGGGGTGCAGGCTCCTGGCTGGAAGGCCAGGCCCAGGATGAGTTCGGTTCAGAGGCAGTGCTGCCTGGCAAGAGCCTGAAGGGATGAGGCCCACCTGGCGTGGGGCTGTGGGCGTCGGGTGGAGGGCACCATCGGTGGCTCTGCTGCCTCGGCCTCTGACCACCTGCATCTGGGTCCAGGGCGTGGCCTGAGAAGACGAGGAATACGGGTTAGAGCCAggggtggcaggggctgggggagcgggCTCGGGCTGCCAGCTTCTCACACCACACATGCCAGGAACACATGGGAGCACCTGAGCCCCCAGAGCAcatatatgcacccctgtgtgaacacatacacacagctggggcacacctgcacacacctgTGCCCCTTAGGTCCAATCGTTCTCACACACTCCCTACAAGGTCACACCAGCTCACACGCATGCCCACATGGAAATGGAGGAGGGCAAAAGCAGGCAGGGTGGGGCAGAGCTGAGGAAGGGGCAGCTCTCCCCCAGGCCGTATGGCAGAAGCTGACCCAGGCGTCCAGCCTCCTGATGCTGAGGCCCCCACCAGGCCCTCTGGCTTGGCTGCAGGGGCACCGTCCACATATGGAGGAAGCGctcactacatgccaggcacagtgctaagacCTCTGAGAGCGTTAGCTCACTGCCTCCTCCTCACACCGACCTGTGAGAAAGGCAGCTATTAGCCCCATtttcaggagaggaaactgaggctctgagaggtggaAGAAGtcactcacccaaggtcacagggccGGGAAGTGGCAGGGCTGAGGCTCAAGCCCATCCTCCCATCAGAACCCTGGAAGGTAGCTATCAGGGAGGGCAGCACAGGGCCAGGGTGGGCGAGGCTTACCTGGGCGCGGCGGCCGCGGTTTACATAGGTGCACATGGGGTTGTAGGCGCCGGTCCCGCACACATACAGGTGTGTTCGGTTCCAGGGCTGGATGAGCCTGACGAAGTTCCCGCACTCACCCTGGGGCCAGAGGGAAAGCCAAGGAAGTGCCCAGATGCCTGCCTGGCCCCAGTGCCTTCCTGAAGTCCCCTGTCCCCCGCCgccaccttcccccaccccacctgtgACCCCACCGCACTCACGTTGCCATCCTTGCCTGAGAGCACACACTCCTCAATGCGCTGTGGGGAGGCTGCCCAGTGGATCTGCCAGAGATGGAGGTCAGAGGGCCCGCTGGAAgggcccccagccctggggcgCGTGTCCCTCATCTCCCCACCACATCTGGGCTGGCCCTTACAATGAGGGGCTCGCGGTTGATGTCATGCAGGTCCAGAGACAGCACGTAGTCCTTGCTGCCCACATACATGCGGTCATGGTCCTCGTCCTTGAGCAGGATTCGGTAATCAGTTGTGTTGAGCAGGAAGTTGAAGAAGTGGGCCGTGCCTGTGGCCTTAAGCTCTGTGGGCAGAGGGCAGAACAGCAGTGAGGGCTCTTGGAGACCATCCACCCATACCCGCTTTGACAGAGGGGGTAGCCCCACCACACGGTCATCTTAAacccccagcttcccctccaggGCCTGCTGGGTTCCCTCTCTAGTCCCTGACATTCTGGGAGGAGAACGTGGGACAGTTGGGCAGGCCAGGGAAGGGGCCACACCCAAAGCCGGGGCACTGATTCATCGGCAGCCCAGCCAGTCTCTGGGTCCCAATGAAAGGGCAGCGGGCGTGGGCCAGGGTGTGTGATGGCATCAAAGACTCTCTGCTCAGGTGGGGAGTTAATGTTCCCATGCTCAGGGTGGGGCCAGCTTCCCACAGGGGCCTAAAAGGGTTAATGAacagaggggtggggggcaggtgcaACCAGGACAGCTCACAAATGCTGGCACAGAGCCAGGGAGCCCTGTCCTCACCCCAGCTGCCAACAAGACAGAGGGCAAAGCTGGCACACAGCAAGGTCCCCACCTTGCCTGAAGAAGGTTAGCCAGGACACCGGAAAGCCCTGCTGGAGCCAAACTGCCCAACAGACCTTGGGCTTCCCCCAGACCCCACAGGGTTGCTGATGGTGGAATCCTCAGGCCACTCTGAACCATCCAGGAAGTCTTTCCCAGGAAAGAGGCCCTCCCCCCAGTGCCGCAGCATCCCCAGGGCTGGCGACAGGGTCCAGCTGAGTCCTCAGTTTCCCTTCTGTGAGTCTGGCAGCCCTGGCCCTCTCACCCTCAGGTTGCTGAGGGAAAGTCCTCCTTTCTGGGGATGAAAGACAGGAGGAAACTTGG
Coding sequences within it:
- the SEMA3F gene encoding semaphorin-3F isoform X1 — encoded protein: MPVAGLLLWASLLTGAWPATPTQDYLPATPRVRLSFKELKATGTAHFFNFLLNTTDYRILLKDEDHDRMYVGSKDYVLSLDLHDINREPLIIHWAASPQRIEECVLSGKDGNGECGNFVRLIQPWNRTHLYVCGTGAYNPMCTYVNRGRRAQATPWTQMQVVRGRGSRATDGALHPTPTAPRQDYIFYLEPEKLESGKGKCPYDPKLDTASALINEELYAGVYIDFMGTDAAIFRTLGKQTAMRTDQYNSRWLNDPSFIHAELIPDSAERNDDKLYFFFRERSAEAPQSPAVYARIGRICLNDDGGHCCLVNKWSTFLKARLVCSVPGEDGIETHFDELQDVFVQQTQDVRNPVIYAVFISSGSVFRGSAVCVYSMADIRMVFNGPFAHKEGPNYQWMPFSGKMPYPRPGTCPGGTFTPSMKSTKDYPDEVINFMRTHPLMYQAVYPLQRRPLVVRTGSPYRLTTVAVDQVDAADGRYEVLFLGTDRGTVQKVIVLPKDDQQMEELMLEEVEVFKDPASVKTMTISSKRQQLYVASAVGVTHLSLHRCQAYGAACADCCLARDPYCAWDGQACSRYTASSKRRSRRQDVRHGNPIRQCRGFNSNANKNAVESVQYGVAGSAAFLECQPRSPQATVKWLFQRDPSDRRREMRADDRFLRTEQGLLLRALQLGDRGLYSCTATENNFKHVITRVQLHVLGQDAVYAALFPPPAVSVPPPPGAGPPTPPYQELAQLLAQPEVGLIHQYCQGYWRHVPPSPREAPGAPRPPEPQDQKKPRNRRHHPPDT
- the SEMA3F gene encoding semaphorin-3F isoform X2, whose translation is MPVAGLLLWASLLTGAWPATPTQDYLPATPRVRLSFKELKATGTAHFFNFLLNTTDYRILLKDEDHDRMYVGSKDYVLSLDLHDINREPLIIHWAASPQRIEECVLSGKDGNGECGNFVRLIQPWNRTHLYVCGTGAYNPMCTYVNRGRRAQDYIFYLEPEKLESGKGKCPYDPKLDTASALINEELYAGVYIDFMGTDAAIFRTLGKQTAMRTDQYNSRWLNDPSFIHAELIPDSAERNDDKLYFFFRERSAEAPQSPAVYARIGRICLNDDGGHCCLVNKWSTFLKARLVCSVPGEDGIETHFDELQDVFVQQTQDVRNPVIYAVFISSGSVFRGSAVCVYSMADIRMVFNGPFAHKEGPNYQWMPFSGKMPYPRPGTCPGGTFTPSMKSTKDYPDEVINFMRTHPLMYQAVYPLQRRPLVVRTGSPYRLTTVAVDQVDAADGRYEVLFLGTDRGTVQKVIVLPKDDQQMEELMLEEVEVFKDPASVKTMTISSKRQQLYVASAVGVTHLSLHRCQAYGAACADCCLARDPYCAWDGQACSRYTASSKRRSRRQDVRHGNPIRQCRGFNSNANKNAVESVQYGVAGSAAFLECQPRSPQATVKWLFQRDPSDRRREMRADDRFLRTEQGLLLRALQLGDRGLYSCTATENNFKHVITRVQLHVLGQDAVYAALFPPPAVSVPPPPGAGPPTPPYQELAQLLAQPEVGLIHQYCQGYWRHVPPSPREAPGAPRPPEPQDQKKPRNRRHHPPDT